The genome window CAAGTTTTACGTCGTAACTAACGAATTCAGTCCGGCTCGGCTTGACAAAGTGATTAGTGACTACCGGATCGACCGAGTCTTCCACGTTTGCAGGAGACTAGTGGTCGATGTGGCTCAGGTCGATGGCAGAACGGATCAGCTCTCTGACCTGTCTGATCTTCTGGAGCTATTCGCGGCCTGATTCCTCTCCTCGATTCCACGCGGGTATTTAGGCCGCTTCGCCCTGATGTCGTTCCTCCCGCTCCTCGGAACCTCGACAGCTACTGCGGGCAAAGATAGAATATGCACGGATTCCGCCGAAGGGCCTCCGCACCTCGCTCAAGGAGGGGTTGTCAGTGCCAACTGCTCTCATCACCGGCATCACCGGACAGGACGGCTCCTATCTCGCTGAACACCTCCTCGCCAACGGCTACCGCGTCTACGGGCTCATCCGCGGGCAGAACAACCCCAAGCGGCAGGTCGTCGAAAAAATCCTGCCCGACGTCGAGATCGAGCTCGGCGACCTCCTCGACCAGGCGTCGCTCATCGGCGTCATCCAGAAGGTGCAGCCGGACGAGGTCTACAACCTGGCGGCCGTCAGCTTCGTGCCCCTCTCCTGGAACCAGCCCGAGCTCACGGGCGAGATCACCGGCCTCGGCGTCCTCCGCATGCTCGAGGCGATACGCATCGTCACCGCCGCCTCGCCGTCGCGCAGCGCGGCCGGCGGCATCAAATTCTACCAGGCGTCGAGCAGCGAAATGTTCGGCAGCGTGAAGGAGACGCCCCAGAACGAGAACACGTGCTTCCGCCCCCGCAGCCCCTACGGCGTGGCGAAGGTCTACGGCCACTACATCACCGTCAACTACCGCGAGAGCTACGGCATCTTCGCCTGCAGCGGCATCCTGTTTAACCACGAGTCGCCGCGACGGGGCCCCGAGTTCGTGACCCGAAAGATCACGCAGGCGGCCGTCCGCATCAAGCTGGGGCGCCAGAAGGAGCTGCTGCTCGGCAACCTCGACGCCGAGCGCGACTGGGGCTACGCCGGCGACTACGTCCGCGCGATGCACATGATGCTGAACCATCCCGAGGCGGACGACTACGTCATCGGCAGCGGCGAGTGCCACAAGATCAGCGAGTTCGCGGAGCTGGCGTTCCGACACCTCGGGCTCGACTGGCGCGACTACGTGCGCAGCGACCCCAAGTTCATAAGGCCGGCGGAGGTCGACCACCTCTGCGCCGACTCGACGAAGGCGCGGACGAAGCTGGGCTGGAAGCCTACCGTCTCGTTCGAGGGGCTGGTGCAGATGATGGTGGAGTCGGACCTCGAGGCCGAGTCGAAGACTTAGCACGATTCCCGCAGCAGAAAGCAAGCGAGTGGAAATAGCCCCCGGTCTTTACCAGATAAAGGTGCCCATGCCCGGGCCCCTCGAATACGTCCTCTCCTACCTCTTTCGGAGCGAAGGCGGCTACACCCTCGTCGACCCCGGCTGGAACAGCGAGCAGGCGTTCACCGCCCTCAAGCGCCAGCTTTCCGAGATCGGCGCGCCCGTCAGCGAGATTCGGCGCCTCGTCCTCACCCACATGCACCACGACCACTACGGTCTCGCCGCGAAGGTGCGCGAAGCTGCCGGCTCCGAGGTGCTGCTGCACGAGCGCGACTGGCAGGCGGTGCGCCCCTATGTCGACGACGTCGAAGGCGCGGTGCGGGAAATCCACCGCTTCCTCACGATGCACGGCGTTCCCCGCAGTGAGGCGATGGACATGCCGGTGCCCGGTCAGATGCTGCGCAACATCGTGCTCAGGGCGCAGCCCGACCGTCTCCTCCGTGGCGGCGAGACCATCGAAGGCGAAGGCTTCCGCTGGGAGGTCGTTCACACGCCGGGGCACTCCGCCGGCCACATCTGCCTCTACGAGCGGTCGCAACAGTTGCTCATCAGCGGCGACCACGTCCTGCCCGTTATCACGCCACACGTCAGCTTCACGGGCCAGCCCGGCAGCGACCCGCTGGGCGACTTCCTGCGGTCGCTGGCGATCCTGAAGCCGCTGGAGGTGCGGCGCGTGCTGCCCGCCCACGAGTTCGCGTTCGATAACCTGCGGCAGCGGCTGGAGGAGATCGAGAGCCACCACGAGGCGCGCATGGAGGAGGTGCTCGCCACGCTGCGCGACGGGCCGAAGACGGCGTACGAGATCGCGCACGACGTGACGTGGGTGACGGGCGAGTTCCGCGACTTCGACTTCGCGATGCAGGGCGCCGCCGTCCGCGAGACGCTGGCGCACCTCGAGCATCTGCTGCTGGCAGGCCGCGTCGCCAAAGAGATCGAGGACGGCGTCTTTCGCTACCGCCTCGCCTGACTTCGCCGGCCCCTGGTCGCCCGCGTGAGGAAGTCGAGCCGTCCCGCAAGCGTCAGCACGCCGAGAATGATGACTACCGCCCCCACGGCGACGTTTACCCCTATCACCTCGTCGAGCACCAACGCGCCCAGCACGAGCCCGATCACCGGTGGTATGTAGGTCACCGCCGACGCGAGGACGCCCACGTTGACGATGAGCCAGTAGTAGGCGATGTAGGCGAGCCCCGTCCCCAGCACGCCGAGCGTCAGCCACGATAGCCAGGCCTTCGCGCTCACGTCGATGTCCGGCGTTCCCCAGGCGGCAACGAAGGCCACCGGCCACATCAGCAGCGCCCCGATCCAGAGTTGGAGGGCCGTCACCAGCACCGGGTCTTCGCCCACAAGCTTCATCCGCGCGAACACGAGCGCGCCCCCGTAGGAAAGCGCCGCCCCCACGACGGCCAGTTGCCCCAGCAGGCTGCTGTCCGTGATGCGGGTGATGTCGGAGCCTGTGAGGATGAGCACGCCGCCGAAGCCGATCGCTATGCCCACCAGCGCGGTGAGTCCGAGGCGTTCGTGGGGGAGGAACACCGCGCCGATCAGGGCCGTCCACAGGGGCACCGTCGAGTTGAGGACGGCGGCGATGCCGCTATCGATATGCTCCTCTCCCCAGGAGATCATCAGAAAGGGAAGGGCGGTCGCGAAGACGGCCATGAGCGTCGTGTTGGGGACGATGGCGCGCGGCGCCGCCACTGCGGGGCGCTTCACAGCCACAATGACGAGCATGGGCAGCGCCCCCAGCGTGAGGCGGACGGCCACAAGGGTGAACGGTGACGTCTCTTCAACGATGACCTTTATGAAGAGAAATGACGCGCCCCATACGCAGCCCAGTACCGCCAGGACGAAGATGGCTCTTGCGGTCAACCGTGGTCCTTTGTCAGGGGGTTTCTTCCGAGTATAGCATTCGACCGTACTTTGCCCCTAAACGCGCTCTCGCGGACCGGGCCGCCCGCTTGCGGCGACCATCGGGCGGGCATGCCCGCCGCCACCTTCTGGGAAGCGCTGTTGACGGAGGCGGGACGGCGGCTATACTTGAGGGCAATTCTCGTCTTTCCGCGTCTACCGAAGGGCGGGGGGAAAGGAGCGCGCGATGTTCAAGACGCAACTGACGGAGATGCTCGGAATCGAGCACCCGATAGTACTCGCCGGCATGGCGGGCGTCTCCCAGCCTGACCTGGCCGCTGCCGTCTCCAACGCCGGAGGACTGGGCGTCCTCGGCGGGACAATGCTGACCTCCGAGACCTTGCGCGGGCAGATGCGCCGCATGAGGGACCTGACCGACAGACCCTGGGGCGTCGACCTCCTGCTGGCGGAGAACGCCCCCGGTCTCGAAGAGGCGCTCGACGTCGTCCTTGAGGAGCGGCCGCCGGTCTTCGTCTCCGGCCTGGGGAGTCCGGGCGCCGCCGTTGCGCGCATGCACGACGAGGGGATGAAGGTGATAGCGCTTGTCGGCAACCTGCGTCACGCTCGCCGCTGCGCCGAGGACGGGGTCGACATAATCGTCGCGCAGGGACACGAGGCAGGCGGCCACACGGGGCGCATCGGTACCCTCGCCCTCGTCCCGCAGGTCGTGGAGGCGGTCGCGCCGCGTCCGGTCGTTGCGGCTGGCGGGTTCGTCGACGGGCGCGGGCTGATCGCGGCGCTCGCCCTCGGAGCGTGTGGCGTCCTCATGGGCACTCGCTTCATCGCCACCGACGAAGCCTTCGCCCACCTCAACTACAAGCAGGCGCTCGTCGAAGCTGCGGACAACGCGACGGTTGTTACGCGCGCCTACACGGGCAAGACGGCGCGAACGCTGCGCAACGCCTGGACGGAGGAGTGGGAGCAGCGACAGGACGAG of Dehalococcoidia bacterium contains these proteins:
- a CDS encoding GDP-mannose 4,6-dehydratase: MPTALITGITGQDGSYLAEHLLANGYRVYGLIRGQNNPKRQVVEKILPDVEIELGDLLDQASLIGVIQKVQPDEVYNLAAVSFVPLSWNQPELTGEITGLGVLRMLEAIRIVTAASPSRSAAGGIKFYQASSSEMFGSVKETPQNENTCFRPRSPYGVAKVYGHYITVNYRESYGIFACSGILFNHESPRRGPEFVTRKITQAAVRIKLGRQKELLLGNLDAERDWGYAGDYVRAMHMMLNHPEADDYVIGSGECHKISEFAELAFRHLGLDWRDYVRSDPKFIRPAEVDHLCADSTKARTKLGWKPTVSFEGLVQMMVESDLEAESKT
- a CDS encoding MBL fold metallo-hydrolase, whose product is MEIAPGLYQIKVPMPGPLEYVLSYLFRSEGGYTLVDPGWNSEQAFTALKRQLSEIGAPVSEIRRLVLTHMHHDHYGLAAKVREAAGSEVLLHERDWQAVRPYVDDVEGAVREIHRFLTMHGVPRSEAMDMPVPGQMLRNIVLRAQPDRLLRGGETIEGEGFRWEVVHTPGHSAGHICLYERSQQLLISGDHVLPVITPHVSFTGQPGSDPLGDFLRSLAILKPLEVRRVLPAHEFAFDNLRQRLEEIESHHEARMEEVLATLRDGPKTAYEIAHDVTWVTGEFRDFDFAMQGAAVRETLAHLEHLLLAGRVAKEIEDGVFRYRLA
- a CDS encoding DMT family transporter, translating into MTARAIFVLAVLGCVWGASFLFIKVIVEETSPFTLVAVRLTLGALPMLVIVAVKRPAVAAPRAIVPNTTLMAVFATALPFLMISWGEEHIDSGIAAVLNSTVPLWTALIGAVFLPHERLGLTALVGIAIGFGGVLILTGSDITRITDSSLLGQLAVVGAALSYGGALVFARMKLVGEDPVLVTALQLWIGALLMWPVAFVAAWGTPDIDVSAKAWLSWLTLGVLGTGLAYIAYYWLIVNVGVLASAVTYIPPVIGLVLGALVLDEVIGVNVAVGAVVIILGVLTLAGRLDFLTRATRGRRSQARR
- a CDS encoding nitronate monooxygenase gives rise to the protein MFKTQLTEMLGIEHPIVLAGMAGVSQPDLAAAVSNAGGLGVLGGTMLTSETLRGQMRRMRDLTDRPWGVDLLLAENAPGLEEALDVVLEERPPVFVSGLGSPGAAVARMHDEGMKVIALVGNLRHARRCAEDGVDIIVAQGHEAGGHTGRIGTLALVPQVVEAVAPRPVVAAGGFVDGRGLIAALALGACGVLMGTRFIATDEAFAHLNYKQALVEAADNATVVTRAYTGKTARTLRNAWTEEWEQRQDEIKPFPLQFAVAGENLVSAVLDGEMERGCAFAGQCSGLIHDIVPAGQLVRQIVDEAERLLTEMAAQYAATGRPRG